In one window of Thermodesulfobacteriota bacterium DNA:
- a CDS encoding JAB domain-containing protein, producing MAENHPASGHRKRLKERFLKSSLQGLHDYEAVELLLAYAIPRRDVKPLAKKLLKEFKGLKGVLEASPERLKEASGLGEASALLLALVREAARAYLSERSTSFRGVVSSPKDAVRVLRDSPEGAGKEGLFALYLNSKNEVLGVESMGEASEPVSPKTVIRKAFSHNARSMILVNSKKGKAVAAAGERGLAAEIDAAASSIDILVHDYIIAGDEGLLSARELGWLRAKN from the coding sequence ATGGCCGAAAACCACCCCGCGTCAGGCCACAGGAAAAGGCTCAAGGAGAGGTTCCTCAAGTCCTCGCTCCAGGGCCTGCACGACTACGAGGCCGTAGAGCTCCTCCTTGCCTACGCCATCCCGAGGAGGGACGTAAAGCCCCTTGCCAAAAAGCTGCTTAAGGAGTTCAAGGGGCTTAAAGGGGTACTGGAGGCCTCTCCGGAGAGGCTCAAGGAAGCGAGCGGTCTCGGCGAGGCGAGCGCCCTCCTGCTGGCGCTCGTAAGGGAGGCGGCCAGGGCATATCTTTCGGAGAGGAGCACCTCCTTTAGGGGGGTCGTATCTTCCCCGAAGGACGCCGTGAGGGTGCTGCGAGATTCTCCGGAAGGCGCTGGAAAAGAGGGCCTTTTCGCGCTCTATCTGAACTCCAAGAACGAGGTCCTCGGAGTGGAGTCGATGGGAGAGGCTTCTGAGCCGGTTTCCCCCAAGACGGTCATCAGGAAGGCCTTCAGCCACAACGCCAGGTCGATGATACTTGTGAACTCGAAAAAGGGGAAGGCAGTTGCCGCGGCAGGGGAGCGGGGGCTTGCCGCGGAGATAGACGCCGCGGCCTCGTCCATAGACATACTCGTGCACGATTACATAATCGCTGGGGACGAGGGGTTGCTGAGCGCGAGGGAGCTGGGGTGGCTGAGGGCTAAGAATTGA
- the thiD gene encoding bifunctional hydroxymethylpyrimidine kinase/phosphomethylpyrimidine kinase: MKTVLTIAGSDPSGGAGLQRDLLTFHELGVCGLSVAAALTAQNSTDFKAALPVPPRFVARQADALLEEFEVNAVKIGMAGSPENLRAIRNLIKRRSLPNVVLDPVLRSTSGKSLLTKDGLSEIRSILASIHVVMPNLDEAAALTGVRRINGVKEMELAARRLFEMGARHALVKGGHLEGEPVDVLFDGLSFRYYRGRRLKGGIGRFHGTGCILSAGIAAGLAKGKGVGEAVADARAYLVRVLRERPRA, translated from the coding sequence ATGAAAACGGTCCTCACCATAGCGGGGTCAGACCCCTCGGGCGGCGCGGGCCTCCAGAGGGACCTCCTTACCTTCCACGAGCTCGGGGTGTGCGGCCTTTCGGTGGCCGCGGCGCTTACGGCCCAGAATTCTACCGACTTCAAGGCTGCTCTCCCTGTACCGCCGCGCTTTGTGGCAAGGCAGGCCGATGCCCTTCTGGAAGAGTTCGAGGTCAACGCGGTAAAGATCGGCATGGCTGGCAGCCCCGAAAACCTCCGGGCGATAAGGAACCTGATAAAAAGGCGGTCACTCCCGAACGTGGTGCTCGACCCGGTGCTCCGGTCAACGAGCGGGAAGTCGTTACTTACGAAGGACGGCCTTTCTGAAATCAGGTCCATCCTTGCATCAATCCATGTCGTCATGCCGAACCTTGACGAGGCAGCGGCCCTGACTGGAGTAAGGCGGATAAACGGTGTAAAAGAGATGGAACTCGCGGCAAGGCGGCTATTCGAAATGGGCGCGAGGCACGCGCTCGTGAAGGGCGGCCACCTTGAGGGAGAGCCGGTGGACGTGTTATTCGACGGGCTGTCGTTCAGATACTACAGGGGAAGGCGGCTTAAGGGCGGGATAGGCCGTTTCCACGGCACCGGGTGCATACTCTCGGCAGGCATAGCCGCCGGGCTTGCCAAAGGCAAGGGCGTTGGAGAGGCGGTGGCTGACGCAAGGGCATACCTTGTGAGGGTCCTGAGGGAGCGGCCGCGCGCTTGA
- a CDS encoding DUF445 family protein, translating to MYLNLILPPIIGAAIGWLTNYVAIKLLFRPHIPLEVLGFRIQGIIPKRRKEIARSIARTIEKELLSSEDLGKALSGLNWEREVERTVEEAVEHRFSSRFLKLPVVGLVSENLKSQIKLLLTREIVTHLDRKKGTLAAKVRDRIDVKELLVTRIDQLDLMRFERLLTDFITRELKHLEYLGGIMGFIIGVFQSLFTYLFGLS from the coding sequence ATGTACCTTAATCTCATACTCCCCCCCATAATCGGGGCCGCCATAGGCTGGCTCACGAACTACGTCGCGATAAAGCTGCTTTTCAGGCCGCATATCCCGCTGGAGGTGCTCGGCTTCCGCATACAGGGCATAATACCGAAGAGGCGGAAGGAGATAGCAAGGTCCATAGCCCGGACCATAGAAAAAGAACTCCTCTCCTCAGAGGACCTTGGGAAGGCCCTCTCGGGGCTCAACTGGGAAAGGGAGGTCGAAAGGACAGTGGAGGAGGCCGTGGAGCACAGGTTCTCCTCAAGGTTCTTGAAGCTCCCTGTCGTGGGCCTCGTCTCGGAGAACCTCAAGAGCCAGATCAAGCTCCTCCTTACGAGGGAGATAGTAACTCACCTCGACAGGAAAAAGGGTACGCTTGCGGCAAAGGTCAGGGACAGGATAGACGTAAAGGAGCTGCTGGTAACGCGCATAGACCAGCTCGACCTCATGAGGTTCGAGAGGCTCCTTACGGACTTCATAACCAGGGAGCTTAAGCATCTCGAATACCTCGGGGGCATAATGGGCTTCATTATCGGCGTCTTCCAGTCCCTTTTCACCTACCTCTTCGGGCTTTCATGA
- a CDS encoding DUF507 family protein: MRLSDDRISHIAHLLFDGVWKDDLVDFTDEDKALAEIKKAMTGYLKVEDEADTAARAKIRSLSRDVPEGSREWDILYKKYFEEEASKKGFR; encoded by the coding sequence TTGAGGCTCTCGGACGACAGGATATCGCACATAGCCCACCTCCTTTTCGACGGCGTATGGAAGGACGACCTCGTGGACTTTACCGACGAGGACAAGGCCCTTGCCGAGATAAAGAAGGCCATGACCGGGTATTTGAAGGTCGAGGACGAGGCCGACACCGCGGCCCGGGCAAAGATACGCTCGCTCTCAAGAGATGTCCCCGAGGGAAGCCGCGAGTGGGACATACTCTACAAGAAGTATTTCGAGGAGGAGGCGTCCAAAAAGGGCTTCCGCTGA
- a CDS encoding DUF507 family protein: MKLSRDQVEKIVRNVLERLKDGGLVVFKADERKAFEKMTEVFLADLRAEDELDREVEGLLQSHAGAIDKDRLDYRKMFNMIKGKLARERGIVL, from the coding sequence ATGAAACTCTCCAGGGACCAGGTCGAGAAGATAGTCAGGAACGTCCTCGAAAGGCTTAAAGACGGGGGACTCGTGGTCTTCAAGGCCGACGAGAGAAAGGCCTTCGAGAAGATGACCGAGGTCTTTTTGGCGGACCTCCGGGCCGAGGACGAGCTCGACAGGGAGGTAGAGGGGCTTCTCCAGAGCCATGCCGGAGCGATCGACAAGGACAGGCTCGATTACAGGAAGATGTTCAACATGATAAAGGGCAAGCTGGCCAGGGAAAGGGGCATAGTCCTTTGA